The following are encoded together in the Lathyrus oleraceus cultivar Zhongwan6 chromosome 3, CAAS_Psat_ZW6_1.0, whole genome shotgun sequence genome:
- the LOC127130679 gene encoding uncharacterized protein LOC127130679, protein MVCILLEQVDVILGINWLELNQVFTKCFDKLVQCAADCKCSDDALLEAKGKGVVYDLPGVCEFPKVFPEDISDLPPEREVDFSIDLVPGTSLVSMTSYRMSASELGKLKKQLKDLLEKKYVQPSVSLWGVSVLLVKEEGR, encoded by the exons ATGGTTTGTATTTTGTTGGAACAAGTTGACGTTATTCTTGGAATAAATTGGTTGGAGTTAAACCAAGTGTTTACCAAGTGTTTTGATAAGTTGGTGCAGTGTGCTGCTGATTGCAAGTGCTCAGACGATG CTTTGTTGGAAGCTAAAGGAAAGGGAGTAGTTTATGATCTTCCTGGAGTGTGTGAATTTCCTAAAGTGTTTCCTGAAGACATTAGTGATTTGCCTCCAGAGCGCGAAGTAGATTtttctatagacttagtacctggtactagtctGGTGTCAATGACTTCTTATAGGATGTCTGCTTCAGAGTTGGGGAAATTGAAGAAGCAACTAAAAGATTTGCTTGAGAAGAAGTATGTTCAACCAAGTGTTTCTCTGTGGGGTGTGTCAGTGTTATTAGTGAAAGAAGAGGGACGATAG
- the LOC127130680 gene encoding uncharacterized protein LOC127130680: protein MSRQKSYHDKRRKALEFKKGDHVFLRVMPVTGVGRVLKSRKLTLCFIGLYQILQRIGEVTYQIALLPLLSNLHDVFHVSHLRRCISNPSHVIQVDDVQVGDNLTVDVSPVRIEDREVKQMHGKEIALVKVVWCGPAGGSIT, encoded by the coding sequence ATGAGTCGTCAAAAAAGTTaccatgacaagaggaggaaagcACTTGAGTTCAAGAAGGGAGATCACGTGTTTTTGAGAGTTATGCCagtaactggtgttggtcgagttttgaagtctcgaaagctcacATTGTGTTTTATTGGTTTGTACCAGATTTTACAGAGGATAGGAGAGGTGACCTATCAGATTGCTTTACTGCCGCTgctttctaatcttcatgatgtgtttcatgtgtctcatTTGAGGAGATGTATTTCTAATCCATCTCATGTGATCCAGGTGGATGATGTGCAGGTGGGAGATAATCTGACTGTTGATGTATCACCCGTGCGGATAGAGGATCGGGAAGTGAAGCAGATGCAtggtaaagagattgccttagtaAAGGTAGTATGGTGTGGACCAGCTGGTGGGAGCATTACTTGA